The Aedes aegypti strain LVP_AGWG chromosome 3, AaegL5.0 Primary Assembly, whole genome shotgun sequence genome contains a region encoding:
- the LOC5572509 gene encoding glycogen debranching enzyme isoform X2: MADQTGSIKLAIHHNDQGKGSLYRLKKNSMVHVHPGPSLLGRRVAIFCNYPADGADFDRNRYTQLKWFSPTGTQLESDGSKYLSIKDVDYYCNVHLTRSGAYHFYILYEGEEEQQAGLYVQIEPSLTIGKGPSAAQLPLEAIRCQTVIAKLMGPLESWEAKLQVTKESGYNMVHFTPIQELGGSRSAYSLKNQNKVNPEFQNGDQPVEFEDVNKVIKKMREDWGIASICDIVLNHTANESVWIREYPECSYNCFTCPHLRPAFLLDALLARVGEDVGAGLLEHVGVPKVVETNDHLQAIHWQIHSNYLPQIKLYELYQCDVDKYVTRFNDEASKNGPSAAKEVPEGDLKLKHDQEYRRLGAQIDWDRAMKTYNVFRQDCFDEDSRKRKCAEAFRSKLQWLNEEVRKEIQAHLDYAIENCLAGARYERVQADGPQIKGISVKYPLFMKYFTQYGIQGKSLKDIEAMMYGGAGKLFMAHNGWVINSDPLKDFARPQEGTGNVYLRRELIAWGDSVKLRYGDKPEDSPYLWKHMKEYVDTTAKIFDGVRLDNCHSTPLHVAEYLLDSARKVNPELYVVAELFTNSDYTDNVFVNRLGITSLIREALSAWDSHEEGRLVYRYGGDPVGAFFPYPKRILAPSIAHALFMDLTHDNPSPVEKRSIFDLIPSAGLVSMACCATGSNRGYDELVPHHIHVVDEERQYQEWGKHVDKSTGIVAVKEAFNLLHGGLATRNFDQLFVDQMHPDIVAVTRHSTLNRETVVLVAHTAFNYPSPWAGPTGVRPLRVEGDLVEIIFEVQIYKKTGQTFDQPTEFKKDEHYINGVQEYVVDLRKNLKLDESDIFEKTPVIDGNTTQLNFVNLKPGSVVAVRFSLKNNMKSPIENLQSLVREFHQDKGSRYVELQHMLSKLNLVDFNSLLYCCAEEERDNGGGPYNISGYGDLVYCGLQGVVSILSDIGPNNDLGHPLANNLRMGNWLIDYCSQRLQKYPNLEPISNWLEKNLAPLKEIPRYMIPSYFDVIITGVHRLAISAACNLMSEFVRQGSNFGRRLALGSVQCVRVAPSANLPPMSPNVNPPKPPQRCATLAAGLPHFATGYMRCWGRDTFISLRGLMFLTGRFDEARYMILGFGACLRHGLIPNLLDGGMNARFNCRDAIWWWLYCIRQYVEEAPNGKKILMDKVSRLYPTDDSEPKMPGECDQFLYETIQEALTVHFQGLSYRERNAGTRIDAHMKDKGFNNRIGIHPETGFVFGGNNANCGTWMDKMGSSDKAGNRGIPSSPRDGSAVELVGLQMAGLRFMQRMAEEKAIPGTGSVERTSSNGTKTVWTYKEWADKIAANFEKEFYVDESSDSKYVNKKGIYKDTLGSEIPWTDYQLRCNFPIALVAAPELCDHKHAWRALENAKKYLLGPLGMKTLDREDWAYRGNYDNSIDSDDKTVAHGANYHNGPEWVWPIGFYLRARLIFAKANGLLKETIAETWSILQKHLHELQTNHWRGLAELTNENGAYCKDSCRTQAWSMGCVLEVLHDLEKYEKEL, from the exons GTGCTGATTTCGACCGCAACCGGTACACCCAACTGAAGTGGTTCTCGCCAACGGGAACCCAGCTCGAGTCGGATGGCTCCAAGTATCTCTCGATCAAGGATGTTGACTACTATTGCAATGTTCACCTGACCCGCTCCGGGGCGTACCACTTCTACATTCTGTACGAGGGTGAGGAAGAACAGCAGGCTGGACTGTATGTGCAAATCGAGCCTTCTCTAACCATTGGGAAGGGTCCCTCAGCAGCCCAACTGCCCCTGGAGGCCATCCGTTGTCAGACGGTCATCGCTAAGTTGATGGGTCCTCTTGAAAGCTGGGAAGCCAAGTTGCAGGTCACCAAGGAGAGCGGCTACAATATGGTTCATTTCACACCGATCCAAGAGCTGGGCGGCTCGAGATCTGCCTATTCTCTCAAGAATCAAAATAAAGTGAACCCGGAGTTCCAGAATGGTGATCAACCCGTTGAGTTCGAAGATGTGAATAAGGTTATCAAGAAAATGCGCGAAGATTGGGGTATCGCGTCGATTTGCGATATCGTGCTGAATCACACTGCGAACGAGTCGGTTTGGATTCGGGAATATCCGGAGTGCAGCTACAATTGCTTCACCTGCCCACATTTGAGGCCGGCCTTCCTGTTGGATGCTTTATTGGCTCGTGTGGGCGAAGACGTGGGCGCTGGACTACTAGAGCATGTCGGTGTGCCAAAAGTGGTGGAGACGAATGATCATCTGCAGGCCATCCATTGGCAGATCCACTCGAACTATCTGCCACAGATTAAGCTGTACGAGTTGTATCAGTGTGATGTAGATAAGTATGTCACCAGGTTTAATGACGAGGCGTCGAAGAATGGTCCGTCTGCGGCAAAAGAAGTACCGGAGGGTGACCTcaagctcaagcatgatcagGAGTATAGACGGCTGGGAGCACAAATCGATTGGGACCGGGCCATGAAGACCTACAATGTATTCCGCCAGGACTGTTTCGACGAGGACAGTCGGAAGCGCAAATGTGCAGAAGCATTCCGTTCGAAGTTGCAATGGCTGAACGAGGAAGTTCGTAAGGAGATTCAGGCGCATTTGGATTATGCTATTGAGAACTGCCTGGCTGGAGCTCGGTATGAGCGAGTGCAAGCTGATGGACCTCAAATCAAGGGAATTTCGGTGAAGTATCCGTTGTTCATGAAGTACTTCACTCAGTACGGAATCCAGGGTAAATCGTTGAAGGATATTGAAGCGATGATGTACGGAGGAGCTGGTAAGTTGTTCATGGCTCACAATGGATGGGTGATTAACAGTGATCCGCTGAAGGACTTTGCTCGGCCTCAGGAGGGGACGGGTAATGTCTATTTGAGGAGGGAATTGATTGCTTGGGGTGACAGCGTAAAGTTAAGGTACGGCGACAAACCGGAAGATAGCCCGTATTTGTGGAAGCACATGAAGGAGTATGTCGACACTACTGCGAAGATCTTCGACGGAGTTCGATTGGACAACTGCCATTCGACGCCGCTGCATGTTGCGGAATATCTGCTGGATTCGGCGCGGAAGGTCAACCCGGAATTGTACGTCGTGGCGGAACTGTTTACCAACTCTGATTACACGGATAACGTTTTCGTCAATCGGTTGGGCATTACTTCATTGATTCGAG AGGCTTTGTCGGCATGGGATTCCCACGAGGAAGGTCGACTCGTGTACCGATATGGAGGTGATCCGGTGGGGGCGTTCTTCCCATACCCGAAACGTATTCTAGCGCCGAGCATAGCCCACGCACTGTTCATGGACCTGACGCACGATAACCCATCGCCAGTGGAGAAGCGATCGATCTTCGATTTGATTCCGTCTGCTGGTTTGGTTTCTATGGCGTGCTGTGCGACGGGAAGCAATCGAGGGTACGACGAGCTGGTTCCGCATCAC ATTCACGTGGTCGACGAAGAACGTCAGTACCAGGAGTGGGGAAAACACGTCGACAAATCGACCGGCATCGTGGCGGTTAAGGAAGCTTTCAATCTTTTGCACGGTGGTCTTGCGACGCGTAATTTCGACCAGCTGTTCGTTGACCAAATGCATCCGGATATTGTGGCCGTCACCCGTCACTCTACGCTGAACCGCGAAACGGTTGTATTGGTGGCGCATACCGCGTTTAATTACCCCAGTCCTTGGGCTGGTCCGACGGGAGTTCGCCCGCTGCGTGTCGAGGGCGATTTGGTGGAGATTATCTTCGAAGTACAGATCTATAAGAA AACTGGTCAAACCTTCGATCAACCCACGGAATTTAAGAAAGATGAACACTACATCAACGGAGTCCAAGAATATGTGGTTGATCTGCGCAAGAATTTAAAACTGGATGAGTCGGATATCTTTGAGAAGACACCCGTCATTGATGGAAACACGACTCAGCTGAACTTTGTCAATCTGAAGCCCGGATCGGTGGTAGCAGTGCGGTTTTCTCTGAAAAATAACATGAAATCACCCATTGAGAATCTACAGTCGTTGGTTCGAGAGTTCCACCAGGATAAGGGTTCTCGATATGTGGAACTGCAGCATATGCTGAGTAAGCTTAACTTGGTGGACTTCAACAGCTTGCTGTACTGTTGTGCTGAGGAGGAACGTGACAATGGCGGAGGCCCGTACAACATCTCTGGGTATGGTGATTTGGTGTACTGTGGACTTCAGGGCGTGGTTTCGATTTTAAGCGATATTGGTCCGAACAATGATTTGGGTCATCCGTTGGCAAACAATCTGCGCATGGGAAATTGGTTGATCG ATTACTGTTCGCAGCGTCTGCAGAAATACCCAAACTTGGAACCGATTTCCAACTGGCTGGAGAAGAATCTTGCTCCACTTAAGGAAATCCCTCGGTACATGATTCCCAGCTACTTCGATGTGATCATCACTGGAGTTCACCGTTTGGCCATCAGTGCAGCGTGCAACCTGATGTCGGAGTTCGTCCGGCAAGGCTCTAACTTTGGTCGCCGTTTGGCTCTGGGATCGGTTCAGTGCGTCAGGGTGGCTCCTTCAGCCAATCTTCCGCCAATGAGTCCGAATGTGAACCCACCAAAGCCTCCACAGAGGTGTGCAACTCTGGCTGCTGGATTGCCACACTTTGCGACCGGATATATGCGCTGCTGGGGACGAGATACTTTCATTTCGTTGCGAGGACTTATGTTCCTTACTGGACGTTTCGATGAGGCACGCTATATGATTCTTGGCTTTGGAGCATGTCTTCGGCATGGATTGATTCCCAATCTCCTGGATGGAGGAATGAATGCTCGTTTCAACTGCCGTGATGCCATCTGGTGGTGGTTGTACTGCATTAGGCAATACGTAGAAGAGGCTCCGAATGGAAAGAAAATACTGATGGATAAGGTCTCCCGACTGTATCCTACGGACGACTCGGAACCGAAGATGCCTGGTGAATGC GATCAATTCTTGTACGAGACGATCCAGGAAGCGTTGACCGTACACTTCCAGGGGTTGTCCTACCGGGAACGCAATGCCGGCACCCGTATCGACGCCCACATGAAGGACAAGGGATTCAACAACCGGATCGGTATCCATCCGGAAACGGGATTTGTCTTCGGTGGTAACAATGCCAACTGCGGAACCTGGATGGATAAGATGGGATCCAGTGATAAGGCCGGTAATCGGGGTATTCCCTCGTCGCCACGCGATGGGTCTGCTGTGGAGCTGGTTGGTCTGCAGATGGCTGGTTTGAGATTTATGCAGCGAATGGCCGAAGAAAAGGCTATTCCTGGAACAGGTTCGGTGGAACGCACTTCCAGCAATGGAACCAAAACTGTTTGGACGTACAAGGAATGGGCCGACAAAATAGCGGCCAACTTTGAAAAAGAGTTCTACGTAGATGAAAGCAGCGACAGTAAGTACGTTAATAAGAAGGGAATCTACAAAGACACATTGGGCTCAGAGATTCCATGGACCGACTACCAACTGAGATGTAACTTCCCGATTGCACTGGTAGCGGCCCCGGAGCTTTGCGACCATAAACATGCCTGGAGGGCGTTGGAGAATGCCAAGAAATATCTGCTGGGACCCCTTGGTATGAAGACCTTGGATCGCGAAGATTGGGCCTACCGTGGCAATTATGACAATTCAATCGACAGTGACGACAAAACTGTAGCGCACGGAGCCAACTATCACAACGGTCCGGAATGGGTTTGGCCAATAGGGTTCTATCTCCGTGCGAGACTTATCTTCGCCAAGGCTAACGGACTGCTCAAAGAGACGATCGCCGAAACGTGGTCCATCTTGCAAAAACATCTACACGAACTGCAAACCAATCATTGGCGCGGTCTGGCCGAGTTGACCAACGAAAATGGAGCGTACTGCAAAGACTCGTGCCGGACACAGGCCTGGAGTATGGGTTGCGTGCTAGAAGTGTTGCATGACCTGGAAAAGTATGAAAAAGAGCTCTAA
- the LOC5572509 gene encoding glycogen debranching enzyme isoform X1 has product MLKKMGSFLSYEKLPTIFEVKKMADQTGSIKLAIHHNDQGKGSLYRLKKNSMVHVHPGPSLLGRRVAIFCNYPADGADFDRNRYTQLKWFSPTGTQLESDGSKYLSIKDVDYYCNVHLTRSGAYHFYILYEGEEEQQAGLYVQIEPSLTIGKGPSAAQLPLEAIRCQTVIAKLMGPLESWEAKLQVTKESGYNMVHFTPIQELGGSRSAYSLKNQNKVNPEFQNGDQPVEFEDVNKVIKKMREDWGIASICDIVLNHTANESVWIREYPECSYNCFTCPHLRPAFLLDALLARVGEDVGAGLLEHVGVPKVVETNDHLQAIHWQIHSNYLPQIKLYELYQCDVDKYVTRFNDEASKNGPSAAKEVPEGDLKLKHDQEYRRLGAQIDWDRAMKTYNVFRQDCFDEDSRKRKCAEAFRSKLQWLNEEVRKEIQAHLDYAIENCLAGARYERVQADGPQIKGISVKYPLFMKYFTQYGIQGKSLKDIEAMMYGGAGKLFMAHNGWVINSDPLKDFARPQEGTGNVYLRRELIAWGDSVKLRYGDKPEDSPYLWKHMKEYVDTTAKIFDGVRLDNCHSTPLHVAEYLLDSARKVNPELYVVAELFTNSDYTDNVFVNRLGITSLIREALSAWDSHEEGRLVYRYGGDPVGAFFPYPKRILAPSIAHALFMDLTHDNPSPVEKRSIFDLIPSAGLVSMACCATGSNRGYDELVPHHIHVVDEERQYQEWGKHVDKSTGIVAVKEAFNLLHGGLATRNFDQLFVDQMHPDIVAVTRHSTLNRETVVLVAHTAFNYPSPWAGPTGVRPLRVEGDLVEIIFEVQIYKKTGQTFDQPTEFKKDEHYINGVQEYVVDLRKNLKLDESDIFEKTPVIDGNTTQLNFVNLKPGSVVAVRFSLKNNMKSPIENLQSLVREFHQDKGSRYVELQHMLSKLNLVDFNSLLYCCAEEERDNGGGPYNISGYGDLVYCGLQGVVSILSDIGPNNDLGHPLANNLRMGNWLIDYCSQRLQKYPNLEPISNWLEKNLAPLKEIPRYMIPSYFDVIITGVHRLAISAACNLMSEFVRQGSNFGRRLALGSVQCVRVAPSANLPPMSPNVNPPKPPQRCATLAAGLPHFATGYMRCWGRDTFISLRGLMFLTGRFDEARYMILGFGACLRHGLIPNLLDGGMNARFNCRDAIWWWLYCIRQYVEEAPNGKKILMDKVSRLYPTDDSEPKMPGECDQFLYETIQEALTVHFQGLSYRERNAGTRIDAHMKDKGFNNRIGIHPETGFVFGGNNANCGTWMDKMGSSDKAGNRGIPSSPRDGSAVELVGLQMAGLRFMQRMAEEKAIPGTGSVERTSSNGTKTVWTYKEWADKIAANFEKEFYVDESSDSKYVNKKGIYKDTLGSEIPWTDYQLRCNFPIALVAAPELCDHKHAWRALENAKKYLLGPLGMKTLDREDWAYRGNYDNSIDSDDKTVAHGANYHNGPEWVWPIGFYLRARLIFAKANGLLKETIAETWSILQKHLHELQTNHWRGLAELTNENGAYCKDSCRTQAWSMGCVLEVLHDLEKYEKEL; this is encoded by the exons GTGCTGATTTCGACCGCAACCGGTACACCCAACTGAAGTGGTTCTCGCCAACGGGAACCCAGCTCGAGTCGGATGGCTCCAAGTATCTCTCGATCAAGGATGTTGACTACTATTGCAATGTTCACCTGACCCGCTCCGGGGCGTACCACTTCTACATTCTGTACGAGGGTGAGGAAGAACAGCAGGCTGGACTGTATGTGCAAATCGAGCCTTCTCTAACCATTGGGAAGGGTCCCTCAGCAGCCCAACTGCCCCTGGAGGCCATCCGTTGTCAGACGGTCATCGCTAAGTTGATGGGTCCTCTTGAAAGCTGGGAAGCCAAGTTGCAGGTCACCAAGGAGAGCGGCTACAATATGGTTCATTTCACACCGATCCAAGAGCTGGGCGGCTCGAGATCTGCCTATTCTCTCAAGAATCAAAATAAAGTGAACCCGGAGTTCCAGAATGGTGATCAACCCGTTGAGTTCGAAGATGTGAATAAGGTTATCAAGAAAATGCGCGAAGATTGGGGTATCGCGTCGATTTGCGATATCGTGCTGAATCACACTGCGAACGAGTCGGTTTGGATTCGGGAATATCCGGAGTGCAGCTACAATTGCTTCACCTGCCCACATTTGAGGCCGGCCTTCCTGTTGGATGCTTTATTGGCTCGTGTGGGCGAAGACGTGGGCGCTGGACTACTAGAGCATGTCGGTGTGCCAAAAGTGGTGGAGACGAATGATCATCTGCAGGCCATCCATTGGCAGATCCACTCGAACTATCTGCCACAGATTAAGCTGTACGAGTTGTATCAGTGTGATGTAGATAAGTATGTCACCAGGTTTAATGACGAGGCGTCGAAGAATGGTCCGTCTGCGGCAAAAGAAGTACCGGAGGGTGACCTcaagctcaagcatgatcagGAGTATAGACGGCTGGGAGCACAAATCGATTGGGACCGGGCCATGAAGACCTACAATGTATTCCGCCAGGACTGTTTCGACGAGGACAGTCGGAAGCGCAAATGTGCAGAAGCATTCCGTTCGAAGTTGCAATGGCTGAACGAGGAAGTTCGTAAGGAGATTCAGGCGCATTTGGATTATGCTATTGAGAACTGCCTGGCTGGAGCTCGGTATGAGCGAGTGCAAGCTGATGGACCTCAAATCAAGGGAATTTCGGTGAAGTATCCGTTGTTCATGAAGTACTTCACTCAGTACGGAATCCAGGGTAAATCGTTGAAGGATATTGAAGCGATGATGTACGGAGGAGCTGGTAAGTTGTTCATGGCTCACAATGGATGGGTGATTAACAGTGATCCGCTGAAGGACTTTGCTCGGCCTCAGGAGGGGACGGGTAATGTCTATTTGAGGAGGGAATTGATTGCTTGGGGTGACAGCGTAAAGTTAAGGTACGGCGACAAACCGGAAGATAGCCCGTATTTGTGGAAGCACATGAAGGAGTATGTCGACACTACTGCGAAGATCTTCGACGGAGTTCGATTGGACAACTGCCATTCGACGCCGCTGCATGTTGCGGAATATCTGCTGGATTCGGCGCGGAAGGTCAACCCGGAATTGTACGTCGTGGCGGAACTGTTTACCAACTCTGATTACACGGATAACGTTTTCGTCAATCGGTTGGGCATTACTTCATTGATTCGAG AGGCTTTGTCGGCATGGGATTCCCACGAGGAAGGTCGACTCGTGTACCGATATGGAGGTGATCCGGTGGGGGCGTTCTTCCCATACCCGAAACGTATTCTAGCGCCGAGCATAGCCCACGCACTGTTCATGGACCTGACGCACGATAACCCATCGCCAGTGGAGAAGCGATCGATCTTCGATTTGATTCCGTCTGCTGGTTTGGTTTCTATGGCGTGCTGTGCGACGGGAAGCAATCGAGGGTACGACGAGCTGGTTCCGCATCAC ATTCACGTGGTCGACGAAGAACGTCAGTACCAGGAGTGGGGAAAACACGTCGACAAATCGACCGGCATCGTGGCGGTTAAGGAAGCTTTCAATCTTTTGCACGGTGGTCTTGCGACGCGTAATTTCGACCAGCTGTTCGTTGACCAAATGCATCCGGATATTGTGGCCGTCACCCGTCACTCTACGCTGAACCGCGAAACGGTTGTATTGGTGGCGCATACCGCGTTTAATTACCCCAGTCCTTGGGCTGGTCCGACGGGAGTTCGCCCGCTGCGTGTCGAGGGCGATTTGGTGGAGATTATCTTCGAAGTACAGATCTATAAGAA AACTGGTCAAACCTTCGATCAACCCACGGAATTTAAGAAAGATGAACACTACATCAACGGAGTCCAAGAATATGTGGTTGATCTGCGCAAGAATTTAAAACTGGATGAGTCGGATATCTTTGAGAAGACACCCGTCATTGATGGAAACACGACTCAGCTGAACTTTGTCAATCTGAAGCCCGGATCGGTGGTAGCAGTGCGGTTTTCTCTGAAAAATAACATGAAATCACCCATTGAGAATCTACAGTCGTTGGTTCGAGAGTTCCACCAGGATAAGGGTTCTCGATATGTGGAACTGCAGCATATGCTGAGTAAGCTTAACTTGGTGGACTTCAACAGCTTGCTGTACTGTTGTGCTGAGGAGGAACGTGACAATGGCGGAGGCCCGTACAACATCTCTGGGTATGGTGATTTGGTGTACTGTGGACTTCAGGGCGTGGTTTCGATTTTAAGCGATATTGGTCCGAACAATGATTTGGGTCATCCGTTGGCAAACAATCTGCGCATGGGAAATTGGTTGATCG ATTACTGTTCGCAGCGTCTGCAGAAATACCCAAACTTGGAACCGATTTCCAACTGGCTGGAGAAGAATCTTGCTCCACTTAAGGAAATCCCTCGGTACATGATTCCCAGCTACTTCGATGTGATCATCACTGGAGTTCACCGTTTGGCCATCAGTGCAGCGTGCAACCTGATGTCGGAGTTCGTCCGGCAAGGCTCTAACTTTGGTCGCCGTTTGGCTCTGGGATCGGTTCAGTGCGTCAGGGTGGCTCCTTCAGCCAATCTTCCGCCAATGAGTCCGAATGTGAACCCACCAAAGCCTCCACAGAGGTGTGCAACTCTGGCTGCTGGATTGCCACACTTTGCGACCGGATATATGCGCTGCTGGGGACGAGATACTTTCATTTCGTTGCGAGGACTTATGTTCCTTACTGGACGTTTCGATGAGGCACGCTATATGATTCTTGGCTTTGGAGCATGTCTTCGGCATGGATTGATTCCCAATCTCCTGGATGGAGGAATGAATGCTCGTTTCAACTGCCGTGATGCCATCTGGTGGTGGTTGTACTGCATTAGGCAATACGTAGAAGAGGCTCCGAATGGAAAGAAAATACTGATGGATAAGGTCTCCCGACTGTATCCTACGGACGACTCGGAACCGAAGATGCCTGGTGAATGC GATCAATTCTTGTACGAGACGATCCAGGAAGCGTTGACCGTACACTTCCAGGGGTTGTCCTACCGGGAACGCAATGCCGGCACCCGTATCGACGCCCACATGAAGGACAAGGGATTCAACAACCGGATCGGTATCCATCCGGAAACGGGATTTGTCTTCGGTGGTAACAATGCCAACTGCGGAACCTGGATGGATAAGATGGGATCCAGTGATAAGGCCGGTAATCGGGGTATTCCCTCGTCGCCACGCGATGGGTCTGCTGTGGAGCTGGTTGGTCTGCAGATGGCTGGTTTGAGATTTATGCAGCGAATGGCCGAAGAAAAGGCTATTCCTGGAACAGGTTCGGTGGAACGCACTTCCAGCAATGGAACCAAAACTGTTTGGACGTACAAGGAATGGGCCGACAAAATAGCGGCCAACTTTGAAAAAGAGTTCTACGTAGATGAAAGCAGCGACAGTAAGTACGTTAATAAGAAGGGAATCTACAAAGACACATTGGGCTCAGAGATTCCATGGACCGACTACCAACTGAGATGTAACTTCCCGATTGCACTGGTAGCGGCCCCGGAGCTTTGCGACCATAAACATGCCTGGAGGGCGTTGGAGAATGCCAAGAAATATCTGCTGGGACCCCTTGGTATGAAGACCTTGGATCGCGAAGATTGGGCCTACCGTGGCAATTATGACAATTCAATCGACAGTGACGACAAAACTGTAGCGCACGGAGCCAACTATCACAACGGTCCGGAATGGGTTTGGCCAATAGGGTTCTATCTCCGTGCGAGACTTATCTTCGCCAAGGCTAACGGACTGCTCAAAGAGACGATCGCCGAAACGTGGTCCATCTTGCAAAAACATCTACACGAACTGCAAACCAATCATTGGCGCGGTCTGGCCGAGTTGACCAACGAAAATGGAGCGTACTGCAAAGACTCGTGCCGGACACAGGCCTGGAGTATGGGTTGCGTGCTAGAAGTGTTGCATGACCTGGAAAAGTATGAAAAAGAGCTCTAA